Within Deinococcus actinosclerus, the genomic segment CAGGGCCGAAGTAGAAGGTGTCCACGTACGGCGCGCGGGTCAGGCTGTTCAGGCCGGGCAGGGGGCCCAGGGGATTCAGGGCGCCCTGCTCGTACTGGTCCGTGGTGAGGGGCTGGCCGCTCATCAGGCCGGGCAGCCCGTCGAGCATCACGAGGCCGCGCACGTCCTGCGCGCCGCGCGCGCCCCTGAAGTCGTACGTGGCGTACAGACCGGTCAGGGTGCCGCCCATGGAGTGCCCGCCGATGAACACGTTCGGGGTCAGGGTGCGGGCCTCCAGCACGGCGGCGCGCCAGTCGCGCAGGGTCACGTCCAGGCCCCAGTCCTTCATGAACGGCACGCTGGCGGGACTGCGGGTGGGCAGGGCGCGCTGCACGATCTGCGCCAGCTGCGGGGCCCCACCCGTGAGCAGAGGCGTGTGGTCCTCCAGCAGGTTCGAGCGGCGGTCCACGGCCCACACCGCCAGGGTGGGGTCGAGGTTCACGAGTTGCCGCGCCAGCCGGTCGAAACTGCCCGCGCCGCCCAGGTAGCCGGGCATGAGCAGCAGCACGGCGGCGGGTTTCGAGGGGCCGTAGCGGACGGTGACGCTGGCGTTCAGGTCAGCGGGCGTACCGGGCGCAGGCGCCCCGGGCCGCACGACGCGCGCCGCAGGCACGAGGTTCAGGGTGACGGCGGCCTGGGCGTTCAGTTCGTCCAGGGCGGCGTCCTGGGCCGTGGCTGCGGTGGTGCTCAGGGCACCGAACAGGAGGAGGGAGCGGGCGGCGCGGCGCATACCTCCCCAGGGTGGCAGGCGTGCGGGCGCGGCGTGTCCCAGCCTGCATTGACAGGACTTGGGTGTTCCTGTAGGGGTCCTTTAGAGACCGGCAGCCAGCGGGTGTGGCGCCCGTCACCGGGTCGGGCTGCGGGGGCATGTCCCCAGACGCGCCACTGAACGGACGTCGACCACCCCCTCCGGTCTGCGCGGCTAGTCCTGCGGCGGGGTGTACTTGTCGCGCAGGTAAGTCGTGCCGGCCTGCTGGTCGCGGCGCTGCGCCTCGGCCTGTTCGCGGGCGATGCGGGCCATGCGTTCCTCGATCAGCCTCAGCTGGCGGGTCAGCTCGCGGTCGTCGCGGCCCTGCGGCGCGGCCGTCTGGTAGGTCTCCAGGATGCGAGGCAGGTCCTCACGGGCGGCCTGCCGGGCGTCGAACACGTCGCGGGTGAGGGTCGAGACCTGGGCGGTGGCGCGCAGCGCGTCGCGGGTGGCGGTCACGGCGCCCAGGAGGGCCGGCAGGGTGGGGGCGGGCAGGGCGCGTTCGTGCTGGCGCAGGGTGCGCAGCAGGTCCTGCTCATCCGGGGGGGCGGCCTCCAGGGTCAGGGGGTCGGGCGTGGGGGCGCGCAGGAGGCGGCGGGCGCGGCGTACGCTCCAGCCGATCACGATCAGGCTCAGGAGGAGCGTGGCGCCCAGCAGCCACCCGGCCACGTCACTGCCTGAGGCCACACCGATGCCCAGCAGGACGGCCAGCGTGCCCAGGAACGACAGGGCGGTCAGGGTCAGCACGGCCAGCAGGCCCACCCCGGCGAAGCGGCGGGCCTGGGTGCGGCCGTGGGCCAGGGCGGCGCGTGGGTCGCGGCCCGGCTGGAGTCGCCAGGGGTCGGCGGGGTT encodes:
- a CDS encoding alpha/beta fold hydrolase; translated protein: MRRAARSLLLFGALSTTAATAQDAALDELNAQAAVTLNLVPAARVVRPGAPAPGTPADLNASVTVRYGPSKPAAVLLLMPGYLGGAGSFDRLARQLVNLDPTLAVWAVDRRSNLLEDHTPLLTGGAPQLAQIVQRALPTRSPASVPFMKDWGLDVTLRDWRAAVLEARTLTPNVFIGGHSMGGTLTGLYATYDFRGARGAQDVRGLVMLDGLPGLMSGQPLTTDQYEQGALNPLGPLPGLNSLTRAPYVDTFYFGPALAVRAAAQARLAALQPDAPAPQDGFTTFPATNLAAAMTRLDQRYALLPFLAIRAGRPTNATDAPYLLNRVLGARDTRWITGAADPARPVGWGSDAGQVTDARDFVRRYLTPQSDYAEWYFPNRLTLDLAAARTDTTGTPFEKTLSVRSARDLTLPILGIAAEQGVTTEAQFRVYAAGTHAPLTVHTLKGAAHLDVTTASGDQVARWILDWLRPLRRA